The Bacillus mycoides genome contains the following window.
CAGAGTCCTTAAATAAGTTCGAGCAATTAGGTAATATTTTTTACTCCCAATTACCGAAGAAAAACCTAGGGATAATATAGTAAATATGGTATAATATACTTAGAAAATTAAGGAGGTATTTTATGCGTAAAATCCTTAGAGTAGTACCAGCTTTACTATTAGTTGGAGCAGTTTTACTGAATCCACCAGTAAAGGAAGCTCCTAAACAAGAAGCTTCAACAGCTCCAGTACTATATAAGATGGTTGATCCTGGAACTGGTTCCGGTTGATATAAAACAAATTTGATGAATAAATAATTAAATATAATATATATGAATGACATCGTCAAAATGGCGATGTCATTCGCTGTTTCTAGGGATTGGTAAGTGTTTTTCATTTTCAGCAAACACTTACCAATTGTGAAAAAATCACAAACTACTATGAAGATATTGAGGGATGTTGGGGATGACAAAAGAGCAATTAGTAAGAATGGCGGCTAAATTAGGATTGAAACAGGGTAATCCAAAGGCAGAGGATATTTTAAAAATCGTTTTAGACGAATCATATAAAGAGAAACCTAATACATAAAAAAGAAGACTGCCGCGTGAGGTAGTCTTCTTTGATTAGTCATTCTTTTTACTTTGCATATAAGTCACATACATTTCTAATTGTTCCAAAGCTCTCTTTCGCTCATTCTCAGGAAGACTCTCTATTATTGCCAACATGTTCTTTCCTTCTTCAGAAACAATTTTATCTTCTTCTTCATTTAACTCGGGGTCTTCCGATCTCCCTAATAAATAATCAGTTGTTACATTTAACACTTCTGCAATTTTAGTAGTTACTTCTCTTGAAGGTTGCTTCTTTCCAGATTCAACTTTAGAAACAAACGATTCACTAACTTCTACTTTTTCCCCTAATTCTTTTTGAGACCACTTTCTCTCTTTCCTAAGTTCTTTTATCCTAATGGATAGTATAGGTAACATAATTAAATTCCCCTTTGAAATCTTTTTTTATATTTATTTTAATGCTTTTGTTTTATTATCTATAGTTTATATTCTACATAAAACTTGACCCACAGTCCATTTCTTGTTTAATAAAAAATATATTTTAAATAAATACTTGACCTAGGGTCATGTTAGTTATACAATGAAAATGTAATCGAGAGGTGAAGCTGATGAAAATAAAAGGGAGTTACATAAGAGAACTTCGTAAAAGAAATAACCTTACACAAAAGCAACTCGGAATACTCTCTGATATCAGTGAGAGTATGGTTTGCAAGATTGAATCAGGTGAAAAATCAACAAGTATAGAAAACCTAAAAAAGATAGCAAATTCACTATCAACAACAATGGATGACTTAGTAGGATAAGGTCATTTTTTAAAGGATATAAACTTGACCTAGGGTCATGTTAAAAAATTAAGACTTGACCTTAAATGCAAAAGGAGGAAAGAAAATGAATCAATTGCAAGTTGTACAGCATCCAGTTAGTCATTTGGTGTTTATGGAAGGGAATGAAATTGTAACTGACAGTTTAACAGTTTCTGAGGTGTTTGGAAAAGAACACGCAAAAGTTATTCGTTCTATAGAAGAACTGCAGTGCAGCAAAGAATTTACTGAAGCCAATTTTGGCGCAAGTGAATATAAGGATCGTAGCGGAAAGCGAAATAAGAAATATCTTCTTAAGCGTGACGGACTCATGTTCCTGGTAATGGGATATACGGGGGAAAAAGCAGCGCAGATGAAAGAGTCATACATAAACGAGTTTAACCGAATGGAACAACACATTAAACAACAAATGCATCCGCTACAAATGATTAACATCATGACAACGGAAATGATGAATCACGGTGATCGCTTAGGGAAGTTGGAACATACAGTACAAGAACGAATGACAGTGGATTACAGCCAACAACTTTCTATTAAAAATTCAGTCGCACGCAGAGTGTACAAGCTTTGGGAAGATGGAACGGTCAACCAAGCAGTACATAATAACAAAAAGAAATTGTTCTCAGCGATTTGGAAAGACGTAAAAGCAGCATTCGCTGTAAACAGTTATTGCAACATCCGCCAAAAAGACTTTGATGAAGCTTTATCTTACATAAATGCATGGCGACCAAGATTAGTTTAAAGGAGGAAATAAAGAAATGGAACAATCTAAAATCAAAACTAAAAAATATAACATTGTAACGCCTAAAGAAATTGAAGAACTGTACGGACAAGAAGCAATCGAATTCATGGAGAGGGCATACGGTGAAAAAATGACAATTAATTCGCCGTTAGCATATATGACTTTTATTAAAATCTTCTCGTATTGTAAATTCCAAGAATTCGGCAGAGGAAGATACGCAGAAATAATCGAGATTTATAACAATAGCGTTATAGAAAAATTTGGAGAAGAAATTGAAGAAAGTAACAACTCAATGAGAATGGCCGCTAGTTGGTCTAATGATTTGCCTTCCTTAATTGGAATGAAAACAATTAATGACTACCTAATTAAAAACCAATATAACAAAGCTCTTGAAAAGGTTAATTCGACATACCGATTTAGCAAAGAAATTTATCTAGAAGACGTTATTTATGCGGAAATAGAGAACTGGGACGAAAATTACAAAGTTGAGAGACAAGTAAAAGTTGCAGGTGGTCGTATTGATCTACTTATAGAAGGTGTAAACAACCTAATGATAATTGAACTGAAAAAGGACAAGGTGAAAGGTAGAGATTTATATCAAGTATTTGATTACATGCTTAGTTATCCAGACGACTATCCGAAAAATATTGAAATGGTCGTTATGGGATATGACTTTACAGAACATGCTTTAAGGGTTGCAAAACGACTAGGTATAACTTGCGTTAAATATGATGTGTGTCAGTGTATTGATAGCCCTTTTATCTTTCTCGAGTTTCAATACAAAGTCAAACTTGATGCAGAGTCTAAAATTGAAAAGTTTATAACTGATTGTTGTGATGGTGATACAGGAATGTTACTAGAACATCCGCTTTTCAAGGAACAAACTTCCCAATACGTACTGGGGGTTATTAAAGAACAGGATAACCATATGAAACAAGAAAAAAGCAGGTTAGATGGCATAATTCAAAATTTGCAGATGTATATCGATAAAAACATAAAGGACAAGCCTACATCATAG
Protein-coding sequences here:
- a CDS encoding helix-turn-helix domain-containing protein; this translates as MLPILSIRIKELRKERKWSQKELGEKVEVSESFVSKVESGKKQPSREVTTKIAEVLNVTTDYLLGRSEDPELNEEEDKIVSEEGKNMLAIIESLPENERKRALEQLEMYVTYMQSKKND
- a CDS encoding helix-turn-helix domain-containing protein, coding for MKIKGSYIRELRKRNNLTQKQLGILSDISESMVCKIESGEKSTSIENLKKIANSLSTTMDDLVG
- a CDS encoding Rha family transcriptional regulator yields the protein MNQLQVVQHPVSHLVFMEGNEIVTDSLTVSEVFGKEHAKVIRSIEELQCSKEFTEANFGASEYKDRSGKRNKKYLLKRDGLMFLVMGYTGEKAAQMKESYINEFNRMEQHIKQQMHPLQMINIMTTEMMNHGDRLGKLEHTVQERMTVDYSQQLSIKNSVARRVYKLWEDGTVNQAVHNNKKKLFSAIWKDVKAAFAVNSYCNIRQKDFDEALSYINAWRPRLV